acaaacaaacaaaaaaaacctctaacAGTAAGACTGTCAACAAAGGAATGACGTTTCTTCTTTACTCTGAACCTATTTCATTGCCCCTAAAATGGGAAGAACCCCACGCTAGCATCCAATACATGCTTTTACCTGTCTGCAGGTTTAAGCTAGAGTTTGCTTTGGAAAACCTTCAACTGCAATCCTAAGTCAAATTCCcaggaagcagggtggggggctcgAGAGGGTTGGGGGAAAGCATGGGGGAGAAATTTCCCGTCTGCAACAAGGTTTTTCTTTGCATGCCTCCCAGATGTCAATGTCTGCTCAAGTGATACCTCTCTTTAGATAATGTGGTCAGGCAAGTTGCTTGACTCTGTTCAGCCACTTCTCTTGGCTTTGTGGTTCCCTCTTTCCAGTTCCTCTGCACAGGAAGGCACTTGCACAAAAAGAGTATTTGGCTCCGAGAAGGAACCTTCCTGGAAGCTAGACAGTCAGGGAGGGAAGAACTGAATGTAGACCCAAGGCTGACATACCCACTGTGCCAGGACACACCTGGAGGAATCCAGTGGCCCCTTTGGTCTGGGACTGACTCTAATGTCCTCCAGATGGCCAAGTTTAATTGCAGTTTCTCTAATTCCTTCCAAGATTCGAGACAAATAACAAATTTGGAGGCTGTGCAGCTAAAGGCTTTACCAAGGGTCCTCTGCAGGATGAGCAGCAGGTGTTACAGGGCAcaggaataaaacagaaagacGAACACTCCAGCTTCTGCTAGTTACCATGTAGCCCAAAGCTGACAGGTGCATGCCCCAAAGCAAAGGACACCAAGGAGAGAAATAGGACCCAGGTAAGCCTGGCTTCCATCCTGTTGACATCTCTGTTCCTAGAGATATTACCAGCCCCAGACATGAAAGTTTAGAATCAGGAGGGAAGGTCAGACGGAAATCTCATCCACTTGACAGAAGATGGGCATGAATGGGTGGCACCGTTAGAATTTCAAGAATGACATTTAGATGGTTAAACCTTGAATGCTGTAGAGATCAAGCAACAAGGTTGACAGTCCAGGTATCTGGACCCGGTGCAGGGGAGGGAGTCAGGAATTCGGCTGGAGCTcaggtgaggaggtggagaatgAGAAGGAAGCCTGAGACTGCTCAGTGTCCTCCTTTCCATTCACACCCTGAATGCATCAGTCAGACCTCAGTGAGCATCCTTTTCTCTGCATATGCCCGATGTGGAGGGGGAAGGTAACTGGGTCTCCGTTCCCGAGTGGTCTCGGAGAATTCAGGCTTGCCAAGTCCACTGTCGGCTGCCTTCAGGTCTGGTGTAGGCTGCCCACAAGTGACATGGGTATACTGGCCTTGttcctcctgctctgtctccctgTGGTAGAAGTAGTTGAAGTTGGAGACAATGACGGGCACAGGCAGGGCGATGGTGAGGACCCCAGCGATGGCACACAGCGAGCCCACGATCTTGCCCCCCACCGTCATGGGGTACATGTCTCCATAACCTACCGTGGTCATTGTAACCACTGCCCACCAGAAGGCATCTGGGATGCTGGGAAAGAGTGAATCATCATCATCAGCCTCTGCGAAGTAGACGGCACTGGAGAAGAGGATGACTccgatgaagaggaagaagatgagcaGCCCCAGCTCCCGCATGGAGGCCTGCAAGGTCTTTCCCAGGATCTGCAGCCCCTTGGAGTGGCGGGACAGCTTGAAGATGCGGAACACCCGGACCAGGCGGATCACTCTGAGGATGGCCAGGGACATGGCCTGTTGCCCATTCTGGCCGCCCCCTCCACTGGCTgactgctgctcctgctgctgcacCAGCTCAGTGCCCAGGGTGATGAAGTAGGGGAAGATGGCCACCAAGTCAATGATGTTCATGATGTTGCGGAAGAAGGCTGGCTTGCTGGGACAGGCAGAAAAGCGAACCAGGAGCTCAAAAGTGAACCAAACTATACACAGGGTCTCCACCAGAAAGAACGGGTCAGTAAAGAAGGAGCCCCCAAGAGTACTTAGTGAGGAGGAGCCCCCTGCCACCATGCCCCCTGGGGGTATGCCAGGATGAAAAGTATAGGAATCATCTTCATCCTCGTCTTCCTCTTGACTACCCCTGGAAATTGGGGAGTCTCTGCTCACACCATTGCTTCCACCTCGACCATCTGCACGGAACTGGGGCAAGGTCTCCAAGCAAAAGATGACGATGGAGATAAGAATGACCAACACGGAGACGATGGCGATGCCCCTGGCGGGGCCTGAGCTCTCAGGGTACTCGAAGAGAAGCCAGACCTGGCGCTGAAAGGGCTGGGAGGGCAGTGGCTTCTCGTCCTCGCCACCTTCGGGCAGGCAGCCCTCGTCCTCCCGGAAGGCCGCCAGGGCCTCATCCCCCAGCTGGTAGAAGCGGATCTCCTCTAGGAAGATGTCCAGGGGCACGTTGACCGGCCTCCGCAGGCGGCCCCCAGACTGGTAGTAGTAGAGGATGGCGTCGAAGCTGGGCCGGTTGCGGTCGAAGAAGTACTCATTCCTCAGGGGGTCGAAGAAGCGGACTCTGCGACCAGGGTCTCCCAGCAGCGTGTCGGGAAACAGCGACAGGGTGCGCAGTTGCGTCTCGAAGCGCAGCCCGGAGATATTGATCACCAGGCGCTCGCTACTAcagcagcccccgcccccgccggcctcCGGGAAATCTCCCGCATCCTGTTGCTCCCCCTCTGGCCCACGGACCTCCCCCGGCGCCGCCAGCGTCAGGGATTTCTCCGACCTCATGTCCCCTCCGCGGTGCGCTCCCTGCCACTAGGACGGCGCCCCCGACACAACCTCTGTCTGGAGCGCGGCACCTCTTCCCGGCTCTCAGCGGCGCCCTCGGTGCAGGGTGGGGCTCGCGCTCCTCCGAGCTCGCGGTCTGGCCTGGCCGCTGGGTCTGGGGCCCCGGAGCCCTAGCCTCTGCAAGGCTAGGTCTGGGGAGGGGACCCGGACGCAGAGGATTTAGCTCCGCGCCTCCAGATATCCGCGCTTGGGTGCCACAGCTTACTGGGATGCCTGGAACCGCAAACTGGCGCGTGTGAAACGGGCTGCCCGAAAGGACGCGTGGCTTCGCCCCCTGTCGTGTCTGAGACTGGGCTCCAGGACGCGGGGGTCCGCCCTCCGGACCGGCTAGCTCTTCCCAGCTCCCACTGCGTTTCTCCGGCCGCTCAAGCCCCCCCGGCTGCCGCTGGGAGCGAAGCGCCAGATGCGCCTCCCTCCGGCTCGGCAGAGACTCCTGGCGGAGCTCGGCCTCCGCCCTACGTGCACCGCGAGCTCCGTCTGGCCAAGGTCGCCGTTCCCGCCGCCACAGCCGCCACCTCCTCCCTGTGAGTCGCGCCGCAGGCCTCGCAGAGGGCCCTGCGGCTGCCCCGGCGCTGGGGCGCGGGGACCCACCTCCCCACCGCTCTAGCCTTCACTGCAGCCGCTGCAGCTGCAGCCGCTCGGCTCTCcgctctgcccttccttcccaacACTCACTCTCCAAGTGACGTGGCAGGCCccgcctgctgccccctcccaccccactctcacATCACACCCCTCGCCCAGCCAGGGGCTGCCGCGAGCCAGGGCGCTGTGGAAATAGACACACACTTGTCTCACCAGTAATCTTTCCCGCGCTCGCCTGGCACGCCTCTCCCTTGCTCGCATTCACAATCGTGGCCCCCTAAACAAGCACCAGCACCCTAATACCACACCCCCTCCACCTCCGCAATCAGCTTTCCTCATTTCAGCTTACGGGTGGTGATCTGCGCAGGGCATTTCACCGTCGAGAAAACACACCCCGCCCCACGGTGGAACACATAACGCGGAGCACTGTACCTCCACTCATCCCGAAATCTAATGAAAATATCGAATCATATTTTGTCCGACTGTGTTTATGAAGACCCATTTGTCAGCTTCCttaatgtacttaaaaaaaaatacagaaaacgtTTGGAGAAGTTTTTAGAGCTTCCAATTTAGATAGTATTCCAATGTAAGTCCCCAGATAATCCATACCTCCCTTTCCGAACCTGGGCGAGCAAGGCTACAACTGTCGTAGAGCCCCAAAGTGATAGCAGAGAAGGGTTTGGGAACTCTCCCATTGCCTTTCTCATCAGAAGTTTTCCAGGGAAGTTCTGGGAACTTAGGCAGCACTTCCAGTGAAGAAAGAACCAGAAGATGGTGGTATCTCAGAGGTATCATAGGGCAGGGAAACACACCCTGGAGTTCTTTTGCTCCCAGCCTTCCTGGGAACTCATCAGGATTGCAcagacaagaaaagagaagagggggTGAGTGGAAAGTGGTATGTAAgaatgttggaaaaaaataatggctgcatttactgagcatctaatATGTGCTGACCGCATTCCAGATGCTGCACCTGTGTTGTGTCCCTCACAGCGCTGTTTATCTCATAACCCTATGAGAAAGATGGCCTCTGCCCCCTAGGTAATGTTACAGTGAAGACTCACCTGCAGCATTTGGGTCGGGACCAAAGTTTGTTGTTAGGGACTCTTTCCCTAACTCTCCAGGAGGGAAGTGGTAAGAATGGTTTTCTATCCATTTCCACTGGAAAccatatagtttttctttattagaTCAAACAGGTTAGAGTTCGGTGGAAGAGGATTGCTCTGATCTTTTCAGCCTGCCAGTTCCAGGTAGGGTTGACATTTGCTTCTCTGTGCCCCAGTTCCTCCCTTCTTGGTTGTCTGTGGCCAGAATTAATTCGCTGACAACTACAAGTTGTTTTGTGTAGgttcttacttattttatttcattggtaaGCATTCATTGCTGATAATGTCAGGAATGATTCATAAAGTTAATCTCAAACCACAAAATACATGCAAGAATTCTTTGTATTGCACAGGGTGTTTTAAAACCACAGTGGTTCACAGAAGCATTCACTgccagaggggttgggggagcagaaACGAAGTCTTCTAGACGTGTAGGGTAGGGGTCGGGGAGTGAAAGCACGGGAAAGAGGCTTGCATCTCACTGCATCTTCATTGTCTGGGCTGTTGCCTCAGGAGGTCTTACCAGGCAAcagcttctgcttcctctctttgcctgtgCTGTTGGTttccactccctccctcaccttGCGTGTTGCAGTGAAAAGTGAGGAAGCTAGTGCACCCAGTGCCCAGTCCACAGTTTGCCTATTTACAGGCTATGTAATTAAGCCAATTTAGACTTCACACAGGTTGCTccgttccaaaaaaaaaaaaaaaaaaagtaaaaaggaagaaaaggaaacaacaacagaaacaataTAGAAGATAGTCTTTCACCGTTGTCCAATTATCTGCAATTATTTTCTGGATTATAAATTGATTTACTTGTGACTCTTTTTGTCCttgttttcagaatttataatgaattattcatatgcatgtttgttttcttcattgctgTTTTTATTCATAAGGCTGTCAACTAGGTCAGTAACTCTTCAAAACAAATGTTCAGGaagcaaggagggaaaaaaaaaacctgcattctGCCAGAAGGGTGCACAGTCTAACATGGTGAAAGGAACTACCATTTGAGTACCCCTGGGTTAAGTCTAGCTGGTGCTGCCTGCCAGCCTATATCAGAGCTGACATTCCTGGTTACCTTCACATCATGCATGAGGCTGTGCCCCAGGAGACGTCTCACTGTGCACGCGGAGTTTCCCCCGAGAGAAAAGTCATTAGCAAATTCATGAATCAGAGttctgtttttagttcttttgtgaAAGAGACTCATTTCTTAGCTTTAGAAAAGCCGTATACTTAGATCATTCTTCCCTAGTATATATGAAAAGCGAGTAAAATTGCAGTTTCAGAAGTGCCGGTTCCCAggtaaagaaagacaaaaggcACAAACCCATCTGTACACTGTAACACTACTTCCAGTGACAGGTGAACCTTCCCCCAGCATTCACTGAGCACCGACTTCATGACAGCACAGATTGTTCCTGTGTCTAAATTCAGATATTTGCAATGATGGTTGGGACCATTCATGTAATTAACAAGTGTTTATGGAGAAGCAGCTGGATGCCCATCATAGTGGCAGGTGCTAGGGGTTTAGAAGTGATCCAGACAAAATATCTGTTTACATGTCCATGTAGCAAATACATTACATTCTagacaggaaattttaaaaataaacaataaagaagaaatttatatattatagtaaaTGCTTTGAGGAAAATAAATGGGATGCCATGTCAGAAATCGACCTGAGGATTCAACTTTGAACAGGGTGGCTGGGAAAGATGTCCCAGAAGACATAATATTTGGATGCTTCTCAAGCAGAGAGGAGATGGGATTTGTACAGAGGCTGTGAGGAGAATGCATTACAAGGGGGCAGGAAGAAAATGGGCCAGGAAATTGCAGTAGACTGGACCAAAGGACTGGACCAAAGGTTGATAGTAACTGGGACTGGACCAAAGGTAAAGCAAGTAGGGATAGTGTGGGGATGAGGTGGGGGCGAGGGGAGCAGTATTTAGGAGACAGAATCGGCATGAACTGGTGATGGATAGAGCATGAGAAACAATCAAGGAATGCCAGGTTTGGGATTTGAgcaacggggcgggggggggtgccATTTATTAAGAAAGGGAATATAAGGAATTAAACAGGTTAggttcagaggtgcctgggttgctcatttggttgagcatcttccttctgctcagtcatgatcccagagtcctagatcaagccccatgttggactccctgctcagtggggagtctgcctctccctctccctctgctcctcccttcacttgtgctccctctctttctctctctctctttttcatgcttgctctctctcaaataaaatcttttaaaaaatgaataaacagtttAGGATCAATCAAGACCTCATGTTTAGAAATGTTAAATTGGAGAGGCAAATTAGACATGCAAATAAAGATATTGAGGAAGTGATTATTTATTCAGGCCTGgaatatggaaaagaaatgagttatttgtgaatgtaaaatatttagaaatatgtaagCTCATAGCATTAACATCTTCTAGAGAGATACGATAAGGACAATGAAGAGAAACATAACCAAGACCAAGTCCTGCACAGTGCAATTCACAGTTCAAGTTCAGGAGGAAGAGGACCCCACAAAGACCAAAGGGTAGTCAGTGGGGTCAAAGGAGAACCAGGAGAAAGGGTTGTTCCGGAAGCCAACAACTGTGATGAGACCTCAGGACTCACACCTTCACAGGGCCATGCTGTCTTCCAAATGAGCACAATATCTACAGTAGATTAGAAGcacagagtgggaaggaaagggtCAGTAGGGAGGAACCATCTGAAACTGGGTGTATGTACTAACCAAGATGAGTACGTAATAATAAGCCACATAATTTGATAACcatttatatttgtatctctGCCTGGAGTTAAAATGTACTCATCCCTGGTATGTAAATTagcattctcttctattttccagGCTTCCTATCTTACATTTTTTACtttggatatgtgtgtgtgcacatgcatatgcatgtgtgtgcttgtCAGGACCCTGGCGGTAGTGTTCCTTTGGAGAAAGGACAGGGGACATAGACTGGGTCCTGTTTCTCTGAATAATCTCAGGATGGGTCTTTTTTACCTGCCTTATCACCCACAGGCTCCGGTGGGAGGAAAGAATGGTAAGTGGCCAACACCCTCAGTTCTTACTTGAGTGCACAAGTATACACACACCCTCTCTGAGAAAAATCACGCCTTTCTTTGGATTTTCACTGTGGAAGACAAACCATATGGAGAcggttgggggcaggggtgtgaTGCATTAGACACGGTGTCTCTCATCTTACTCTCTCACCTCTGGACAAGGCTCACAGCCCCAATCCTTCCATTCCTCAAACTGGCCATTGTGGAAGTGCCTCTGGCCAGAAAACAGTGTCCCATATGACACTGCCTCCTTCCTGGATCATTTTTACTCCTCTTAACCTTCCCCTAATTTTCCCGCTgggaagatgaaggaaagaagctttgaatttggggggaaatgggaagaataaTAGATGATTGGATGAGTCTATACTTTGCAGACAATCTTTGCTACATTCCTTTTGTTCCCTtccctctgcacacacacacacacacacacacacacacacacacacacaagcacacacaagcacacacaaatTTGGTCATCTgagacttaaaaagaaatcacggggtgcctgggtggctcagtcattaaacatctcccttcagctcaggtcatggtcccggggtcctggaatcaagccccacatggggctcggggctctgtgggaagcctgctgctccctctcccactccccttgtttgtgttcctgctctctctctctgtcaggtaaataaataaaatctaagaaggaaggaaagagagagcgagagaggagggagggaggaagaaaggagtcaCTATCTTGATATTCGAAGCTTCATTTCCTGCCAGTAGCACCCACTGGTCTTACAAACTGTTTTGTGCCCCCTTTTCACACTTGACAGATTTATCAACTCTTAGACCTAAAGTCCCCTTCCATTAATTTAGTTTTTGGAAGCACCATTGCCATTTTCCACCTCCCAGGCTTTCTCTGGGACCAGAGAGGACTATGGGAAGGACAAATACAAATATGGATTCTACAGACAAGCATCATTTATATTTAGCTACTTAGAATTTTGAGGACGATGATGACTAGGGTGATAGTGATATCGACTACaaaatggtgatggtgatgatgacactCCAGAACCCACTAGAGGACAATCTAACAGCTTTTGCTTGAGTGAAGCTGTATATGGGAAAAGGAATGCATTAGACATCTGTGCCATGCAAATCAACAGCCTTAGGAAATGACTACCCATGCcaagaaat
This genomic interval from Mustela erminea isolate mMusErm1 chromosome 6, mMusErm1.Pri, whole genome shotgun sequence contains the following:
- the KCNA6 gene encoding potassium voltage-gated channel subfamily A member 6 isoform X2: MRSEKSLTLAAPGEVRGPEGEQQDAGDFPEAGGGGGCCSSERLVINISGLRFETQLRTLSLFPDTLLGDPGRRVRFFDPLRNEYFFDRNRPSFDAILYYYQSGGRLRRPVNVPLDIFLEEIRFYQLGDEALAAFREDEGCLPEGGEDEKPLPSQPFQRQVWLLFEYPESSGPARGIAIVSVLVILISIVIFCLETLPQFRADGRGGSNGVSRDSPISRGSQEEDEDEDDSYTFHPGIPPGGMVAGGSSSLSTLGGSFFTDPFFLVETLCIVWFTFELLVRFSACPSKPAFFRNIMNIIDLVAIFPYFITLGTELVQQQEQQSASGGGGQNGQQAMSLAILRVIRLVRVFRIFKLSRHSKGLQILGKTLQASMRELGLLIFFLFIGVILFSSAVYFAEADDDDSLFPSIPDAFWWAVVTMTTGKRWHSKETCTYISGSSWTQRAWTPNFSGRGDPSLDHAA
- the KCNA6 gene encoding potassium voltage-gated channel subfamily A member 6 isoform X1 gives rise to the protein MRSEKSLTLAAPGEVRGPEGEQQDAGDFPEAGGGGGCCSSERLVINISGLRFETQLRTLSLFPDTLLGDPGRRVRFFDPLRNEYFFDRNRPSFDAILYYYQSGGRLRRPVNVPLDIFLEEIRFYQLGDEALAAFREDEGCLPEGGEDEKPLPSQPFQRQVWLLFEYPESSGPARGIAIVSVLVILISIVIFCLETLPQFRADGRGGSNGVSRDSPISRGSQEEDEDEDDSYTFHPGIPPGGMVAGGSSSLSTLGGSFFTDPFFLVETLCIVWFTFELLVRFSACPSKPAFFRNIMNIIDLVAIFPYFITLGTELVQQQEQQSASGGGGQNGQQAMSLAILRVIRLVRVFRIFKLSRHSKGLQILGKTLQASMRELGLLIFFLFIGVILFSSAVYFAEADDDDSLFPSIPDAFWWAVVTMTTVGYGDMYPMTVGGKIVGSLCAIAGVLTIALPVPVIVSNFNYFYHRETEQEEQGQYTHVTCGQPTPDLKAADSGLGKPEFSETTRERRPSYLPPPHRAYAEKRMLTEV